GCATCACGACTCCCTCACCCGTACACCCGCAGGATGAAAAGGAACTACATGGCTACGACCACACCAGCCGGTGTGCGGGGCGGCCACGCCAAACACGGAGGCGGACAGCACGCCTCCGACGGGGCCCCGATGACGCACCGACAGATCATGGAGGCGTTGTCCGGGCTGCTGCTCGGCATGTTCGTCGCCATTCTGTCGTCGACGATCGTTTCCAACGCGCTGCCCGAGATCATTCATGACCTCGACGGCGGCCAGAGCGCCTACACCTGGGTCGTCACCGCTTCGCTGCTCGCGATGACCGCGACCACCCCGCTGTGGGGCAAGCTCTCCGATCTGTTCAGCAAGAAGCTGCTGGTGCAGTTCGCGCTGGTCATCTATGTCGCGGGCTCGGTCGTCGCCGGTCTCTCGCAGAACACCGGGATGCTGATCGCCTGCCGCGTGGTGCAGGGCATAGGCGTGGGCGGTCTGTCCGCCCTGGCCCAGATCGTCATGGCCGCCATGATCTCGCCGCGGGAGCGCGGGCGTTACAGCGGCTACCTCGGTGCCACCTTCGCCGTCGCCACCGTCGGCGGCCCGCTGCTCGGCGGCGTCATCACCGACACCGACTGGCTCGGCTGGCGCTGGTGCTTCTACGTCGGCGTCCCGTTCGCCGTCATCGCGCTGATCGTGCTGCAGAAGACCCTGAAGCTCCCCGTCGTCAAGCGCGAGGGCGTCAAGGTCGACTGGGCGGGCGCGTTCTTCATCAGCGCGGCGGTCTCACTGCTGCTGGTGTGGGTGACGCTGGCCGGTGACAAGTACGACTGGATGTCGTGGCAGACCGCCGCGATGGTCGGCGGCGCGGTCGTGCTCGGCGCGATCTTCGTCTTCGTCGAGACCAAGGCCAAGGAGCCGATCATCCCGTTGCGGCTGTTCCGCAACAAGACGATCACCCTGGCGTCGCTGGCCTCGCTGTTCGTCGGTATCGCGATGTTCGCCGGCACCGTCTTCTTCAGCCAGTACTTCCAGCTGGCGCGCGGCGAGTCGCCGACGATGTCCGGCGTCCTGACGATCCCGATGATCGGTGGCCTGTTCATCTCGTCCACCGTCTCGGGCCAGGTCATCACCAAGACCGGCAAGTGGAAGGCGTGGCTGGTCAGTGGCGGTGTGCTGGTGACCGCGGGCCTCGGCCTGCTGGGCACCATCCGCTACGACACCGAGTACTGGCACATCGCGATCTACATGGCCCTGATGGGTCTCGGCATCGGCATGATGATGCAGAACCTGGTGCTCGCCACGCAGAACCAGGTGGCCCCCGAGGACCTCGGCTCCGCCTCGTCCGTCGTGACCTTCTTCCGCTCCCTCGGTGGTGCGGTGGGCGTGTCGGCCCTCGGTGCGGTGCTCGCCAACCGTGTCGACCACTACGTCAAGGACGGTCTGGCCGACCTCGGCCCCAAGGCCGCCAAGGCCGCCGCGCACGCCGGCAACAGCGGCGGCGGCATCCCCGACCTGGACTCCCTCCCGGCGCCGCTGCGCACCGTCATGGAGAGCGCCTACGGCCACGGTGTCGGCGATGTGTTCCTCTACGCGGCGCCCTGCGCGCTGCTCGCCTTCCTCTTCACCCTGTTCATCAAGGAGGTCGCGTTGAAGACGCGTGGCGGACTGGCCCAGAGCTCGCAGGACGCAGCGGTCGCGGCGACCCCGTCCGCCACCCCGTCCGCCACCCTGTCGGAGGCCTCGTCGGAGGCCGTCGTCCCGGCGCAGGCCGAGGAGCGGGAGCCCGCCCTGGTGGGCGCCGCGCCGGTCGCCCCGGACGACGAGGCGCACACCCCCTCCTGGGCGCGGCCGGCCGTGGCGACGGCCACCCAGCCGCTGGCGGCGTACGCCTCGGCCGGCGGCGGGGACAACACCCCGGCCGGTTCCGCGGTCCACGGCTTCGTCCGCAACGCGGAGGGCCACCCCGTACCGCGCTCCGCGGTGACGCTGATCTCGCTCAGCGGGCGGCAGTTGGGCCGCGCGGTCGCCCAGGCGAACGGCTCGTACGTGCTCAGCGCCCCCGGCGCCGGTTCGTATGTGCTGATCGCCGCGGCCGACGGCCACCAGCCGCAGGCCTCCACGGTCGTCATCGGCGACCAGCCGCACGCCTACGACATCCTGCTCAGCGGCACCAGCGGCCTCGGCGGCCAGGTCCGCAGCGCGGCCACCGGCGCACCGGTCGACGGGGCGATGGTCGTCGTCACCGACGTCCGCGGCGAGGTGCTGGCCACCGGAAAGACCGGCGCCGAGGGCCACTTCGCCTTCGACGAGCTGGCGCCCGGTACCTTCACCGTCGCGGTGAACGCCCCGGACCACCGCCCGGCCGCACTGCCGGTCGAGATCGGCGGCCAGGGCACCACCCGGATCGAGATCGAGCTGCTGTCCGGCGCGCGGGTGCAGGGCGTCGTGCGGGCCGGTGCGCACCGCCGGCCGCTGCCCGACGCACGGGTCACGCTGGTGGACGCGGCGGGCAATGTCGTCGCCACCTCGACGACCGGGGAGGACGGCGCCTACGCCTTCACCGACCTGGACGCCGGCGACTACACCGTCATCGCGAGCGGCTACCCGCCCGTCGCCACCGGCCTCGCGGTCGATGCACGCGGGGTCGACGGCTACGACGTCGAGCTCGCACACCCCGGCGACTGAATCTCCCCGGCGACTGAATCCCCCCGGGGGACTGAATCCCCCGGGCCCGGGGATCTCACCCGGGAGCAATACCCCGGCCCGGGGCGCGCTTTGAGCGGACGCGCCCCGGACCGGACCCAAGGGCTCCGGCGGCGGCGCTGCGCACAGGCAGGGGACGGCCTGCACGCCGCCGTCCGGAGCCCGAACACTTCCCCACGCTCCCGGCTCCCCTCCCCGCTCGGCTCGGTCCGAGCAGGCGGGGAGCCCACGAGCGGGGGACACACCAGGCAACAAACGGGAGAGGCAATGACTTCGACGGGCGCGGCAGCCGCAGGACTGCGGGCGCAGGTCCGCACACGGGACGGCTGGGCGGTCCAGCACGCCGTACTGACCGTCACCGACATGACCGGCGCGCAGGTACTGCGGGCCTCGGCGGACGACGAAGGCACCATCCGCAGCGCGGAGCCGCTGCCGGCCGGCCCGTACACGGTGATCGTGACGGCCGTCGGCTACGCACCGGTCGCCTCCAGCGCGATCGTGACGGCCAGCGGCCGGATGGACGTGGGCAGTGTCGTGCTGGCACGGCAGGGCGGGGCCGAACTGCCGCCGCCCGGTGCCTGGACCATCGACCCGATGCACTCGACGGTGGCCGCGGTCGCCCAGCACCTGGGGATCTCCAGCGTGCACGGCCGGTTCACCGAGTTCAGCGGCCGGATCGAGATCGCCGAGGACCTGTCCGCCTCGCGGGTCGAGGCGGACATCAAGGCCGCGTCCATCGACACCGGCAACGGGATGCGCGACGGCCATCTGCGCTCCGAGGACTTCCTGAACGTCGAGGAGTACCCGCAGATCACCTACCGCAGCTCGGGCCTGGCACCGGCCGGCCCGGACCGCTGGACGGTGCACGGTGAGCTGTCGCTGCACGGCGTCGTACGGCCGGTGGACCTCGATCTGAGCTACCTCGGCACCGGCCCCGACCCGTGGGGCGGGGTGCGCGCCGCGTTCCGGGCCACCGCGGAACTGCGCCGCGAGGACTTCAAGATGAACTACAACCAGGTCGTGGCGGCCGGTATCGCGGCCATCGGGACCACCTTGAAGGTCGAGCTGGACGTCCAGGCGGTGCAGGGGGAGAGCCTGCCGATGGGGTGAGGCCCTCCGGTCTTCCCTCCCCGGGGCCACGCCGGTCGGTTCCCCGGGCCCCCGCAGGTCGGTCCCCGGCCGGTCGCGTCAGCCCCCGCCGGTCGCGTCAGTCCCCCGGCCGGCCGCGCATCGCCTCGATGCCCGCGATCTGCAGATCGAGGGCGAAGGCGAAGTCGCGGTCGCGCATCTCCCGTACGGTGGTGCCGCCGCGGGCCTCCATGACCTTGGTGGTGTTCTCCAGCGTCTCCGCGAACTCCGGACGGCTCTCGACCGCGGTCATCACCTGGTGGAAGTACTCGTCGACGGGCAGCCCCGCCTCCGCGCAACGGTCGTTGAACAGGCCCTCGATGGTGGCGAAGCCGTAGACGAACTGGAAGACGGCGGACAGCCCGCCGGTGATCTGCTGGAGCGACAGCCCGCTCTCCTTCATCACCCGCATGCTGGCGTTGGAGAAGGCGATCGAGTGCGGGCCGATGTTGATGTACGTGCCCAGCAACCGGGCCACCCAGGCGTGGCCGGTCAGCAGGGTGCGGTACTCGTCGGCCAGGGAGCGCAGATGGTCCCGCCAGTCCCGCTCGGTGTCGGCCTCGTCCGGCAGCCGCATCTCGCCCATGACGCTGTCCAGGGCGAGTTCCAGCAGGTCGTCCTTGGTGTCGACGTACCAGTAGACGGACATCGCGGTGACGCCGAGCTCGGCCGCGAGCCTGCGCATCGAGAACTTCGCCAGGCCCTCGGCGTCCAGCAGCCGGACCGTCGCCGCGACGATCTTGTCGAGGCCGAGTCCGGCCGGCTGGTCCGCCTTCCGTTTGAGCGGGGGGCGTTCGGTCAGCCAGACGCTGTTCGGCCGCTTCCCGGTGCGGCCGTCCGTCGCTGCCATGGCGCCCCTCCTTGCCCTGAGCGTCTTCGACGTCCTGGGTGTCGTCGTCGGTGTCGTCTTCGGTGTCCTCGCCGGTGCACGGCACGTACGGGTTCTCATACGTGCCGTGTGTACGTACCGTTCACGATCACGTACCCGCCGATGATGCTATTCCGCCGAGGCGGCCGCCGGTTCCGCGGCGGAGGGCGTGGCAGGCGCCTCGGTGTCCTGGCCGGTGCGCTCCGCCCGGCGCAGCAGTACGGCGGCGACCAGCCCGCCCAGGAACACCGCGGCCGCGCCGACGAGCTGGCTGGTGCCGATTCCGGCGGCGAAGGCGTCATGGACGGCCGTGCGTTCGGCGTCCGTACGGGTCCTGGCGAGCGCCGCGGGCAGTGAGCCGGCGCCCGCGGCGGCCAGCGGAAGCAGCGCGACGAAGCGGGAGTTGAGGACCGCGCCGAGGACGGCGACGCCGAGCCCCTGGCCGAACTCCATCAGGGTGCCGTTGACGCCCGCCCCCACTCCGGCCTTGGCCGGCGGGATCGCGGACATGATGGCGTTGGCCATCGTCGGCATGGCGAGCGCGACACCGACACCCATCATGATCAGGCCGGTCAGCATGCCGCCGTAGCTGTCCCCGCCGAGCAGGGAGATCGCGGCGAGGCCGGCCGCGAGCAGCGACATCCCCGAGACGATCATTCCGGGGGTACCGAGACGGGGCAGCAGACGCGCGCTCAGACCGGTGAAGTTGAGCAGGATGACGGTGACGGCGAGCGGCGCCATCCGCAGCCCGGCGTCCAACGGGCCGTAACCGAGGACCAGTTGCAGATGCTGGGTGAGCAGGAACATCGAGCCGCCCATCCCGAAGGCGACGAGGATGCCGCCGGAGACGGCCCCGATGAAGCGGCGGTTGCGGAAGAAGTGCATGTCCAGCATCGGATACGGGACGCGCAGCTCCCACAGCGCGAAGACGGCGAGGCCGACGAGGCCGATGGCGGCGGAGACCAGCACCCGGCCGGACAGCCAGCCGGTGACCGGCCCCGAGATGATCGCGAAGACCACTCCGACCATGCCGATCATGGACAGCAGGGCACCCACGAGGTCCGGCCGCTCGCCCGCGCGGCTCTTGGACTCCGGGACGAGGGTGAGGACGGCGGTCAGCGCCACCACCGCGACGGGGAGGTTGACCAGGAACAGCGAACCCCACCAGAAGTGGTCGAGCAGCACCCCGCCGATCAGCGGTCCGGCGGCGAAGCCGAGGGAGTTGACCGAGCTCCAGATACCGATGGCCTTGGGGCGCTCGTCGTCGAAGATCTGCATGACGACGGCGAGGGTGGTGGTCACCAGCAGCGCGCCGCCGACGCCCATCCCGGCGCGGGCGGCGATCAGCTGACCGGGCGACTGGGCGAGCGCCGCGCCGAGCGACGCGACACCGAAGAGCACCAGGCCGACGGCGAGCATTTTCTTGCGCCCGTAGCGGTCCGCGGAATTGCCGGCGGTGAGCAGCAGGCCCGACTGGACCAGCGAATACGCGTTGATCATCCACTGGACGTCGGCGGTGCTGGCACCCAGGTCCTCGGTGAGGGAGGGGATGGCGACGT
This genomic stretch from Streptomyces nigrescens harbors:
- a CDS encoding MFS transporter produces the protein MATTTPAGVRGGHAKHGGGQHASDGAPMTHRQIMEALSGLLLGMFVAILSSTIVSNALPEIIHDLDGGQSAYTWVVTASLLAMTATTPLWGKLSDLFSKKLLVQFALVIYVAGSVVAGLSQNTGMLIACRVVQGIGVGGLSALAQIVMAAMISPRERGRYSGYLGATFAVATVGGPLLGGVITDTDWLGWRWCFYVGVPFAVIALIVLQKTLKLPVVKREGVKVDWAGAFFISAAVSLLLVWVTLAGDKYDWMSWQTAAMVGGAVVLGAIFVFVETKAKEPIIPLRLFRNKTITLASLASLFVGIAMFAGTVFFSQYFQLARGESPTMSGVLTIPMIGGLFISSTVSGQVITKTGKWKAWLVSGGVLVTAGLGLLGTIRYDTEYWHIAIYMALMGLGIGMMMQNLVLATQNQVAPEDLGSASSVVTFFRSLGGAVGVSALGAVLANRVDHYVKDGLADLGPKAAKAAAHAGNSGGGIPDLDSLPAPLRTVMESAYGHGVGDVFLYAAPCALLAFLFTLFIKEVALKTRGGLAQSSQDAAVAATPSATPSATLSEASSEAVVPAQAEEREPALVGAAPVAPDDEAHTPSWARPAVATATQPLAAYASAGGGDNTPAGSAVHGFVRNAEGHPVPRSAVTLISLSGRQLGRAVAQANGSYVLSAPGAGSYVLIAAADGHQPQASTVVIGDQPHAYDILLSGTSGLGGQVRSAATGAPVDGAMVVVTDVRGEVLATGKTGAEGHFAFDELAPGTFTVAVNAPDHRPAALPVEIGGQGTTRIEIELLSGARVQGVVRAGAHRRPLPDARVTLVDAAGNVVATSTTGEDGAYAFTDLDAGDYTVIASGYPPVATGLAVDARGVDGYDVELAHPGD
- a CDS encoding YceI family protein; the encoded protein is MTSTGAAAAGLRAQVRTRDGWAVQHAVLTVTDMTGAQVLRASADDEGTIRSAEPLPAGPYTVIVTAVGYAPVASSAIVTASGRMDVGSVVLARQGGAELPPPGAWTIDPMHSTVAAVAQHLGISSVHGRFTEFSGRIEIAEDLSASRVEADIKAASIDTGNGMRDGHLRSEDFLNVEEYPQITYRSSGLAPAGPDRWTVHGELSLHGVVRPVDLDLSYLGTGPDPWGGVRAAFRATAELRREDFKMNYNQVVAAGIAAIGTTLKVELDVQAVQGESLPMG
- a CDS encoding TetR/AcrR family transcriptional regulator, producing MAATDGRTGKRPNSVWLTERPPLKRKADQPAGLGLDKIVAATVRLLDAEGLAKFSMRRLAAELGVTAMSVYWYVDTKDDLLELALDSVMGEMRLPDEADTERDWRDHLRSLADEYRTLLTGHAWVARLLGTYINIGPHSIAFSNASMRVMKESGLSLQQITGGLSAVFQFVYGFATIEGLFNDRCAEAGLPVDEYFHQVMTAVESRPEFAETLENTTKVMEARGGTTVREMRDRDFAFALDLQIAGIEAMRGRPGD
- a CDS encoding MFS transporter codes for the protein MSPVASDATTTLQPPGRTAARWLILAVICLAQLTVILDNTVLNVAIPSLTEDLGASTADVQWMINAYSLVQSGLLLTAGNSADRYGRKKMLAVGLVLFGVASLGAALAQSPGQLIAARAGMGVGGALLVTTTLAVVMQIFDDERPKAIGIWSSVNSLGFAAGPLIGGVLLDHFWWGSLFLVNLPVAVVALTAVLTLVPESKSRAGERPDLVGALLSMIGMVGVVFAIISGPVTGWLSGRVLVSAAIGLVGLAVFALWELRVPYPMLDMHFFRNRRFIGAVSGGILVAFGMGGSMFLLTQHLQLVLGYGPLDAGLRMAPLAVTVILLNFTGLSARLLPRLGTPGMIVSGMSLLAAGLAAISLLGGDSYGGMLTGLIMMGVGVALAMPTMANAIMSAIPPAKAGVGAGVNGTLMEFGQGLGVAVLGAVLNSRFVALLPLAAAGAGSLPAALARTRTDAERTAVHDAFAAGIGTSQLVGAAAVFLGGLVAAVLLRRAERTGQDTEAPATPSAAEPAAASAE